Part of the Bacteriovorax stolpii genome, TTGGTTCTTACCTGTTCCTTAACAACAATTTCCTTCATCTGGATTTCAGTAAGCTTAGCTCCCTGAAGTAGACGATCATCTGAAACTTTAAATATTTCGCGACCTACTTTTTCTGCAAGGTCGATGGTGTTTCTTTCTTTTTTAGATACACGCGCAGCAAATGTCTTAGACATATATAATTCTCCACATCCTTATGTAAATTAACTGTCAATCAATTATAAGTTTAATGATTTCCAAAGTTCTTCGTAGTCACGACGGCCAGCAGACTTCGCTCCCATAACACAAACTGGTCTTCTTGTAGAGATCGACTCTTGAAGCTGAACCATGTTTCTTACCATTGGGGTGATGTTGAAGGACTGTGACAACTCTTCCATTCTGGCCTGCTCGATTTTTCTTCTCGGGTTAACCATAGATGGAATAATAGAAAACTCTAAAGATGGGTTTTCTGTTTCTTTGATAATCTCAAACGTGTCCATTAACTCTTCCAGACCGTCGATTGAATAATCTTGTGCCTGAGTAGGGATAAGAACGCGGTTTGAAGCCACTAAAGACATGATCAACTCATCTCCAAGCATTGGTGGAGTGTCGATGATTACATAATCAAAATCAAGATTCGCATCCTGAAGTCTCTTTCTAAGTAGACGCTCTTTTCTTCCCGCTTCTTTTCTAATCTCACCTTCTGAAAGGATCAGAAGCTTTGAAAGGTTAGAAAGGTGGCGGCTGGCAGGAATCAATCTGATATTTTTGTACAGCTTGCCTGACATTTCCGGCTTCACGATTACGTCGTTAATACCAACGTCACCGATTAACCATTCTGGAACTAATGTTCTTTGAATTTGCACCCCAAAAGTTGAACTTAGGTTTGCTTGTGAATCGAGGTCAATAACTAGAACTTTATGACCTTTATTAGCTAGGTAACAAGATAACTGATAGCATTGCATTGTCTTACCAACGCCACCCTTGTTATTACCGATTGTGATAACTTCCATGAATCACTCCTGTTTTTTATACTCATTTAAAAGTTTGTTGGACTTGTTAGGAGTTGTCAAAGAAAAAATGCCCCTATCAAAAATTGTAGGGGCGATAAAAATTAACCTGCTTTTAAAAAACCACCGATGGGTATATCGTAAATAGACAAACTTTTTATCGAGAAAAAAATGAAATCAATCTCACTTGCTTCTTCTCTCGTCGCTCTTTTGCTTGCCGGATGTGCGAGCACTTCGGGAACTCAAAAAGCGCAATCAATTTCTAGTTTCACTCTTTATAATATGCCCAACTCTCCGGTGATCGGAACGACGATGTCGGGACAAAAAATCAAACTTGGTGGCTTTTCAGGTCTGGTTTTTGATCACGAACAAGAAGGCTCACTTTATTTCCAGACTGTCACTGACAGGGGGCCCAATGGTGAGCCGGAAGGCACCGACAGACCTTTCCTGCTTCCAGAATACAGCCCGACGATTGTTGTTTTAAAGGCCACGAAGGAAACCAAAGACCTTTCAGTTGCCGCTGAAATCAAACTTAAAAAGAAAGACGGCGCTCCTTTGACTGGACTTCCAAACAGCAGGCTTGAAGAAAACCCAACGGACGTTTTCGGTCTTTATTACTCAGTTGATCCACAAGGTTTGGACACGGAAGGGATCACAACTGATGGTGAGGGTGGATGGTGGCTTTCAGATGAGTACGCCCCTTCTCTGGTTCACTTCAATGTTGAAGGCAAGATGACCAGACGTTTGACGCCAGGCCAAGAGTTGCCAAGAATGTATGGTGAAAGAAAACCAAACCGCGGATTTGAAGCCGTGGCCCGCGTGGGGACTAAACTTTACGGATTCCTGCAAAGCCCACTTCCAAAAGAAACATCTAAAGATGGCGAGTTTTCAAGAATTGTGGAAGTTGACCTTGAAACGATGAAGACCTCGGCCGAATATTTCTACCTTTTTGCCAAAGGCAACGACAAAATTGGCGATGCCATCGCTCTTGATGCTAAAAACTTTCTGGTCTTAGAACAAAATGGAAAAGTGGGAGAACAAAGCCAGAAGTACATTTATAAGATCACTTTGGGTGAATCAGACCAGATGGTGAAAAAAACCATGGTTGCTGATTTAAAGACAACTCCGTTTAACAACTTTGAAAAGATTGAAGGCCTAGCGTTAATTGACAATAAAAGACTGGCGCTGGTTTACGATAATGATTTTCAAATTGCCGGGAAATCAAACCACACAACTGGGCTGACTCCCCTTAACGAAAGCACAAACCAGTTGTTGGTTTTAGAATTCAAAGAAAGCTTGCTTGATTCAAGCCTTTAATTACTTTTTAAGTAGATCGCGAATTTCAGATAAAAGCTTAACTTCATCAGACGGACCAGCTGGCGGCGCTGGTGGTTCTGCTTTTTTAAGTTTTTGAAGCTGGCTAACCAGAGCGAAAACTGAGAATGAAACAATCAGGAAACTCACCACAGTATTGGCGAATGCTCCGTATTTAATTAAAACTGCACCGGCCGCATTGGCATCAGCAAGAGTGGCGTAAGGTGCAGGTGCTTTCGCCCCTTCCTTCACTACTAAAAATAGGTTTGAGAAATCCACATTTCCTAGAAGAGCTCCGATCGGTGGCATGATGATGTCATCAACCAGGGATTTTACGATGGTCCCGAAAGCCGCTCCGATAATGACCCCTACCGCCAAATCAACCACGTTTCCTTTGACCGCAAATTCTTTAAACTCTTTTAGCATAATTTTATCCTCAACCAATTATTAGTTATTTATTTAGAGATTGCATCAAAAGCTATTGATGGGCAAGCACCTATTTCACTAGACATTTTTGGGTGTATGAGGGATTTACAGGGGGTCTATTTTTTAACCATTTTTAACAGTGAGGTTATAGATGAAATGTCTCGTTTTCCTTCTTTCTGCAATGCTCATGACTTCGGC contains:
- a CDS encoding ParA family protein; amino-acid sequence: MEVITIGNNKGGVGKTMQCYQLSCYLANKGHKVLVIDLDSQANLSSTFGVQIQRTLVPEWLIGDVGINDVIVKPEMSGKLYKNIRLIPASRHLSNLSKLLILSEGEIRKEAGRKERLLRKRLQDANLDFDYVIIDTPPMLGDELIMSLVASNRVLIPTQAQDYSIDGLEELMDTFEIIKETENPSLEFSIIPSMVNPRRKIEQARMEELSQSFNITPMVRNMVQLQESISTRRPVCVMGAKSAGRRDYEELWKSLNL
- a CDS encoding esterase-like activity of phytase family protein, whose protein sequence is MKSISLASSLVALLLAGCASTSGTQKAQSISSFTLYNMPNSPVIGTTMSGQKIKLGGFSGLVFDHEQEGSLYFQTVTDRGPNGEPEGTDRPFLLPEYSPTIVVLKATKETKDLSVAAEIKLKKKDGAPLTGLPNSRLEENPTDVFGLYYSVDPQGLDTEGITTDGEGGWWLSDEYAPSLVHFNVEGKMTRRLTPGQELPRMYGERKPNRGFEAVARVGTKLYGFLQSPLPKETSKDGEFSRIVEVDLETMKTSAEYFYLFAKGNDKIGDAIALDAKNFLVLEQNGKVGEQSQKYIYKITLGESDQMVKKTMVADLKTTPFNNFEKIEGLALIDNKRLALVYDNDFQIAGKSNHTTGLTPLNESTNQLLVLEFKESLLDSSL
- the mscL gene encoding large conductance mechanosensitive channel protein MscL, with amino-acid sequence MLKEFKEFAVKGNVVDLAVGVIIGAAFGTIVKSLVDDIIMPPIGALLGNVDFSNLFLVVKEGAKAPAPYATLADANAAGAVLIKYGAFANTVVSFLIVSFSVFALVSQLQKLKKAEPPAPPAGPSDEVKLLSEIRDLLKK